One window from the genome of [Clostridium] celerecrescens 18A encodes:
- a CDS encoding YitT family protein — protein sequence MKQIENKTLRTLAEYGLITFSIWIMVVGIYFFKFPNNFAFGGVTGFATVISALTHWSASEFTTIVNTVLLVAGFLFLGRSFGIKTVYATLMMSVFLYFLERLYPITRPLTREPLLELIFAILLPSVGSALLFNTGASSGGTDIIAMILKRYTSLNIGTVLLLVDVTGVIMAYFVFGPETGLFSSLGLLAKSLVIGDVIENINLCKCFSIICDDPGPICDYIIHGLNRSATVYEAQGAFSHHKKTVILTTMKRSQALKLKNYIRTVEPTAFILISNSSEIIGKGFLAN from the coding sequence ATGAAGCAGATAGAAAACAAAACACTGAGAACGCTTGCAGAGTATGGACTGATCACGTTCAGCATCTGGATTATGGTAGTGGGGATTTATTTCTTCAAATTCCCCAATAATTTTGCATTCGGAGGTGTCACAGGGTTTGCGACGGTTATCAGTGCATTAACCCATTGGTCGGCCAGTGAGTTCACAACCATTGTGAATACAGTTTTACTGGTGGCTGGCTTTCTCTTCCTGGGACGGAGCTTTGGGATTAAAACGGTTTACGCCACCCTCATGATGTCCGTTTTTCTTTACTTTTTGGAACGGCTTTACCCGATTACAAGGCCTCTCACCAGGGAACCACTTTTGGAACTGATCTTTGCGATTCTTTTGCCAAGCGTAGGTTCTGCGCTCCTTTTTAACACCGGAGCTTCCAGCGGGGGAACGGATATTATCGCCATGATACTGAAACGGTACACCAGCCTTAATATTGGAACCGTGCTTTTGCTGGTGGATGTGACAGGAGTCATTATGGCCTACTTTGTATTTGGGCCGGAGACAGGGTTATTCTCTTCCCTTGGTTTATTAGCCAAATCCCTTGTGATTGGCGATGTCATCGAAAACATTAACCTGTGCAAGTGTTTCAGCATCATTTGTGATGATCCGGGGCCCATCTGTGATTATATTATTCATGGACTTAACCGGAGTGCCACGGTTTATGAGGCACAGGGCGCGTTCAGTCATCATAAAAAGACAGTCATCCTTACGACTATGAAGCGTTCACAGGCACTTAAGCTGAAAAATTATATACGTACAGTGGAACCGACAGCGTTTATACTGATATCTAATTCCAGCGAGATAATAGGAAAAGGATTTCTTGCCAATTAA
- a CDS encoding ABC transporter substrate-binding protein, translating to MKKSANVLSLVLAGAMMLSLTACGSKAPDTAASAPETTTAAEKASEAAESTGEKTADGKQYKIGVLQLVQHAALDASNKGFIQALDDAGLNYTVDQQNASGDQPTCQTIASKLVNDNDDLILAIATPAAQAVAGATSDIPILLTAVTDPASSDLVESNDNPGGNVSGTSDLTPVKEQIALLKKILPDAKTVGILFCSAESNSEIQAKMAKDAIEAEGMTAVEYTVSNSNEIQTVVTSMVGKVDALYTPTDNTIAAGMATVSMVANENGIPVICGEEGMVNAGGLATYGIDYYELGYLTGQQAVKILTEDADISKMPIEYLPLDKCKLTVNEETAKTLGIDISSLK from the coding sequence ATGAAGAAATCAGCAAATGTTTTATCATTGGTTCTTGCCGGCGCCATGATGTTGTCTTTAACGGCATGCGGCAGCAAAGCACCAGACACGGCGGCCTCAGCTCCGGAAACCACAACTGCAGCAGAAAAAGCAAGTGAAGCTGCAGAATCCACGGGAGAAAAGACAGCAGATGGAAAGCAGTATAAAATCGGGGTTCTGCAGCTTGTACAGCATGCAGCCTTAGATGCATCCAATAAGGGCTTTATCCAGGCACTTGATGATGCAGGTCTTAACTATACCGTTGACCAGCAGAACGCCTCCGGCGACCAGCCTACGTGCCAGACCATTGCCAGCAAGCTGGTGAATGACAACGACGATTTGATCCTTGCGATCGCAACACCGGCGGCTCAGGCTGTTGCAGGAGCCACAAGCGATATCCCGATTCTGTTGACAGCGGTCACTGATCCGGCTTCCTCCGATCTGGTTGAGAGCAACGATAACCCAGGAGGAAACGTAAGCGGCACCTCTGATTTAACTCCTGTAAAAGAGCAGATAGCTCTCTTAAAAAAGATACTCCCTGATGCAAAAACCGTGGGAATTCTTTTCTGTTCCGCAGAATCCAACTCCGAAATCCAGGCTAAGATGGCAAAAGATGCAATTGAAGCAGAAGGCATGACAGCTGTGGAGTATACGGTATCTAACTCCAACGAGATCCAGACAGTTGTTACCTCCATGGTAGGAAAGGTAGATGCACTCTATACACCTACTGATAATACCATTGCCGCAGGTATGGCAACCGTGAGTATGGTAGCAAATGAAAACGGCATTCCGGTAATCTGCGGGGAAGAAGGAATGGTAAATGCCGGCGGTCTTGCTACATATGGCATTGATTATTATGAACTGGGTTACTTAACCGGACAGCAGGCAGTAAAGATCCTGACAGAGGATGCGGATATCTCCAAGATGCCGATTGAATACCTTCCTTTGGATAAGTGTAAGCTGACTGTCAATGAGGAAACGGCAAAGACCCTGGGAATTGATATTTCCAGCCTTAAATAG
- a CDS encoding ABC transporter permease: MSGLLVSLQDAVVQGVLLGIMVLGVYITYKLLDIADLTVDGSFAMGGCVCAVMILNFNVDPWIALGIAAVAGMAAGAVTGLLHTVFEIPAILAGILTQIGLWSINLRIMGGKSNVPLLKTDTIMSKFIAVTGVSKQAAAMIIGIGLAIIMIFFLYWFFGTEIGSAMRATGNNQAMIRAQGVNTNWTKLLALTISNGLVGLSGGLVCQSQKYADIGMGTGAIVIGLAAIVIGDVLMGKLRSFASKLISAVVGSVIYFVIRAMVLRMGMDANDMKLLSAAIVAVALCVPVMVNKWRIRKSYTEGGE; this comes from the coding sequence ATGAGTGGTTTGTTGGTATCCCTTCAGGATGCAGTTGTTCAGGGGGTTTTATTGGGGATTATGGTTTTAGGAGTTTACATTACCTACAAACTATTGGACATTGCCGATTTGACGGTAGATGGAAGCTTTGCCATGGGCGGATGTGTGTGTGCCGTTATGATACTTAATTTTAACGTTGATCCCTGGATTGCCTTAGGGATTGCGGCAGTGGCCGGGATGGCAGCCGGGGCAGTGACCGGTTTGTTACATACTGTCTTTGAAATACCGGCGATATTGGCAGGAATCCTGACGCAGATCGGTCTTTGGTCCATAAATCTACGGATTATGGGCGGAAAGAGTAATGTGCCGCTTTTAAAGACTGATACAATTATGTCTAAATTCATAGCGGTCACCGGGGTAAGCAAACAAGCTGCCGCAATGATCATCGGAATCGGCCTGGCAATCATAATGATTTTCTTTCTTTACTGGTTCTTTGGAACAGAAATCGGCAGTGCCATGCGTGCTACAGGTAATAATCAGGCAATGATACGCGCTCAGGGCGTCAATACAAACTGGACAAAGCTTTTGGCCCTCACCATCAGCAACGGACTTGTAGGACTTTCCGGAGGACTGGTCTGTCAAAGCCAGAAATACGCGGATATCGGTATGGGTACCGGTGCGATTGTCATTGGCCTTGCCGCTATTGTTATTGGTGATGTGCTTATGGGGAAACTTCGTTCCTTTGCAAGTAAGCTTATCTCGGCAGTCGTGGGTTCCGTCATATATTTTGTGATCCGTGCCATGGTTTTAAGAATGGGTATGGATGCTAATGATATGAAGCTTTTGTCGGCTGCAATCGTTGCAGTGGCGCTTTGCGTTCCAGTCATGGTGAATAAATGGCGTATCAGGAAATCTTATACAGAAGGAGGAGAATAA
- a CDS encoding ABC transporter ATP-binding protein produces MLDIKNVKKTFNKNTINEKKALNGIDLHLNEGDFVTVIGGNGAGKSTMLNMIAGVYPIDSGKIQIDEINISRDPEYKRAKYIGRVFQDPMLGTAAGMEIQENMALAYRRGQGRGLAWGIKTSEKAFYHEALKKLGLGLQDRMTNKVGLLSGGQRQALTLLMATLKKPKLLLLDEHTAALDPKTAKKVLEITQEIVKEQNLTTLMITHNMKDAIQIGNRLVMMHEGRIIYDVSGEEKKKLEVEDLLKKFEEASGEEFSNDRMILAK; encoded by the coding sequence ATGCTGGATATTAAGAATGTCAAAAAAACATTTAATAAGAACACCATCAATGAAAAAAAGGCATTGAATGGCATTGACCTCCATCTGAACGAGGGTGATTTTGTCACGGTGATCGGCGGTAACGGAGCAGGGAAATCCACAATGTTGAATATGATAGCAGGGGTGTACCCGATTGATTCCGGTAAGATCCAGATTGATGAGATCAATATTTCCAGGGACCCGGAGTATAAGAGGGCTAAATATATCGGAAGGGTATTCCAGGATCCTATGCTGGGAACTGCCGCCGGAATGGAAATACAGGAAAATATGGCTTTGGCTTACCGGCGGGGGCAGGGAAGAGGTCTTGCCTGGGGAATTAAGACCAGTGAAAAGGCATTTTACCATGAGGCGCTAAAAAAACTGGGACTTGGGCTTCAGGACCGTATGACCAATAAGGTAGGGCTTCTTTCCGGAGGCCAGAGACAGGCGCTTACCTTGCTGATGGCGACTTTAAAAAAGCCGAAACTGCTTCTTCTTGATGAGCATACTGCTGCACTTGATCCCAAAACTGCCAAAAAGGTTCTGGAAATCACACAGGAGATTGTGAAAGAGCAAAACCTCACGACTCTTATGATCACTCATAACATGAAGGACGCGATCCAGATTGGCAACAGGCTTGTCATGATGCACGAAGGACGCATCATATATGATGTGTCTGGGGAAGAAAAAAAGAAGCTGGAAGTAGAGGACCTTCTTAAGAAATTCGAAGAGGCAAGCGGTGAGGAATTTTCAAATGACAGAATGATTCTGGCGAAATAG
- a CDS encoding C40 family peptidase, which translates to MENNNEKKDYIIRLDKARKKRSNNDYKKLLAMGGTAVLCVAVISAVGVAVKNHLSAKPAGLASASEATAIKMEESAGLNAEAESEAQAAKEKEEKEKVVNSYKNLGIIQVSGYLNVRKAPGTEEDVIGKLQGDSACDILENTESGWSKISSGGIEGYINSEFVLTGEDAKKKAMDLVKLRAIVQTDSMNIRKDPSTSSDVVGQALSNERYEVLGQTEGWVQIPAGYLSTDYIKLEYGLNEARKLDLKAMIFNLYKNIGISDVDNYLNVREEPNENGKIIAKMPSKAAGNILETADGWYKIQSGNITGYVKSDYILTGQAAKDEALQVAELMAIVNTDMLNARTEPSTDSKIWTQISNNERYPVLKQIDGWIQIELEENSSAYVSTDYVDVRYALPEAIKFSPLEEKANAQASFRAQIVNYALQFLGNPYVWGGTSLTKGADCSGFTMSVYAHFGIGLPHYSGSQAGMGKAVKSSDMRPGDLIYYADSRGTINHVSMYIGNGQIVHAASRRSGIKISTWNYRTPVKIRNMIGD; encoded by the coding sequence ATGGAAAATAACAACGAGAAAAAAGATTATATCATTCGTTTGGATAAGGCAAGAAAAAAACGCAGTAATAATGATTACAAAAAACTTTTGGCAATGGGAGGAACAGCGGTTCTTTGCGTAGCAGTTATTTCTGCAGTGGGGGTGGCGGTGAAGAATCACCTCTCTGCAAAACCAGCAGGGCTTGCATCCGCATCCGAGGCCACAGCAATAAAGATGGAGGAATCAGCAGGCTTAAATGCAGAAGCCGAGTCTGAAGCTCAGGCAGCAAAGGAAAAAGAGGAAAAAGAAAAAGTTGTAAATTCCTACAAGAATTTAGGGATCATTCAGGTTTCAGGATACTTAAATGTGAGAAAAGCACCGGGTACCGAGGAGGATGTAATCGGTAAACTCCAGGGTGACAGTGCCTGCGATATTTTGGAGAATACGGAATCCGGATGGAGCAAAATTTCTTCCGGCGGGATTGAAGGATATATAAATTCCGAATTTGTTTTAACAGGAGAAGACGCAAAGAAGAAAGCAATGGATCTGGTGAAGTTAAGAGCAATCGTTCAGACCGATAGCATGAACATCAGGAAGGACCCCTCCACCAGTTCGGATGTGGTAGGCCAGGCACTTTCCAATGAGCGGTATGAGGTCTTAGGACAGACAGAGGGCTGGGTACAGATTCCGGCCGGGTATTTATCCACGGATTACATCAAATTGGAATATGGACTGAATGAGGCCAGAAAACTGGATCTAAAGGCCATGATATTCAATCTCTATAAGAACATCGGTATCTCCGATGTGGATAATTATTTGAACGTAAGAGAAGAACCCAATGAAAACGGCAAGATTATTGCAAAGATGCCAAGCAAAGCCGCAGGAAATATTTTAGAGACGGCGGATGGCTGGTATAAAATTCAGTCCGGTAACATTACCGGCTATGTGAAGTCTGATTATATCCTGACAGGACAGGCAGCAAAGGATGAGGCTTTGCAGGTTGCAGAGCTGATGGCCATCGTCAACACGGATATGTTAAACGCCAGGACAGAACCATCCACTGATTCAAAGATATGGACGCAGATATCAAACAATGAACGGTATCCTGTTTTAAAACAGATCGACGGTTGGATACAGATCGAGCTGGAGGAAAACAGCAGCGCCTATGTATCCACGGATTACGTTGATGTCCGGTATGCTCTTCCTGAGGCAATCAAATTCTCTCCTTTAGAGGAGAAGGCCAATGCCCAGGCATCCTTTAGGGCCCAGATCGTCAATTATGCCCTTCAGTTTTTAGGAAATCCTTATGTATGGGGCGGAACCAGCTTAACTAAGGGGGCCGACTGCTCTGGGTTTACCATGTCTGTTTACGCTCATTTTGGCATTGGACTGCCTCATTATTCTGGCTCTCAGGCCGGTATGGGCAAGGCAGTAAAATCAAGCGATATGAGGCCTGGGGATCTGATCTATTATGCAGACAGCAGAGGGACCATCAACCATGTGTCCATGTATATCGGCAACGGACAGATCGTCCATGCGGCCAGCAGACGAAGCGGTATTAAAATTTCCACATGGAATTACCGGACACCGGTAAAGATCCGTAACATGATCGGTGATTGA
- a CDS encoding XdhC family protein, with translation MRKLFKSVLETLEKGEDGVLVTIIASSGSTPRGAGSHMLVRRDGTTEGTIGGGAVEYRSIQRSQKAIEEKTSYMHSFVLGKEQVADLGMICGGDVVVYFQYLDHENQEFKDVCRKIEEAYNKDEDSWLLMDITNETTWGLGIYSKSAGFAGITGIDEEDRKILLQHKAVQKNFGERKYYSEPLVRAGCVYIFGGGHVAQELVPVLSHVGFRCTVFDDRPEFANENLFPQAEKTIVGDYEKIFDSLELRECDYVCVMTRGHQSDYVVQRQVLTKNACYVGVIGSRRKLETLSEKLMADGVTREQIDSCHSPIGLEIYAETPAEIAISVAGELIAVRALREGRKK, from the coding sequence ATGAGAAAGCTGTTTAAATCAGTTTTAGAAACGCTGGAAAAAGGTGAAGATGGGGTTTTGGTAACCATTATTGCAAGTTCTGGATCCACTCCCAGAGGTGCAGGATCTCATATGCTGGTAAGGCGGGACGGAACCACCGAAGGAACGATCGGTGGCGGAGCGGTGGAATACCGGTCCATACAGCGCTCACAGAAAGCGATTGAGGAAAAGACCTCCTATATGCACAGCTTTGTACTTGGAAAGGAGCAGGTAGCTGATCTGGGTATGATTTGCGGTGGCGATGTAGTGGTTTACTTCCAGTATCTGGACCATGAGAATCAGGAATTTAAGGACGTATGCAGGAAGATAGAAGAAGCCTATAACAAGGATGAAGACAGCTGGCTGCTTATGGATATTACCAACGAAACCACATGGGGGCTGGGCATCTACAGCAAATCAGCGGGATTTGCAGGGATAACGGGAATTGATGAAGAAGATAGAAAAATTCTCCTTCAGCATAAAGCGGTTCAAAAAAACTTTGGTGAACGTAAGTATTACAGCGAGCCTCTGGTACGGGCCGGATGCGTCTATATTTTCGGAGGCGGACATGTAGCACAGGAATTGGTGCCGGTTCTTTCTCATGTAGGATTCCGGTGTACGGTTTTTGATGACCGGCCGGAGTTTGCAAATGAAAATCTGTTTCCCCAGGCAGAAAAGACCATTGTAGGGGATTATGAAAAAATTTTTGATTCTCTCGAATTAAGGGAATGCGATTATGTCTGTGTTATGACCAGAGGTCATCAGTCGGATTACGTTGTTCAGAGACAGGTCCTTACGAAAAATGCCTGCTATGTCGGTGTGATAGGCAGCCGCAGGAAACTGGAAACGTTGTCTGAAAAGCTTATGGCAGATGGTGTTACCAGAGAACAAATCGACAGCTGTCACAGCCCCATCGGCTTAGAAATCTACGCAGAGACACCCGCTGAAATTGCCATCAGCGTGGCGGGAGAATTAATTGCTGTAAGGGCCCTGCGGGAAGGACGAAAAAAATAA
- a CDS encoding nucleoside-triphosphatase encodes MGKFLFLKGDSGEGKTTLLFECLKPFHRMVGGFYSQRLLNEDGMTMGFRMVPAEEEWIPATVYKKAMTNVFIERTDHGFQKNLQIFKTDGLEILRSSAHKELFLLDEIGGIELFVPEFIDKVLSCIDSQVPCIGVLKSHKNLESMRTRIPAEPDPDKILQDLEEELVKRTNGRILTFEREKREHIRTEIIGFLRECTEKEGKGTDGRKGLDL; translated from the coding sequence ATGGGGAAATTCTTATTTCTAAAAGGTGATTCCGGAGAAGGAAAGACAACCCTGCTTTTTGAATGCTTAAAGCCCTTTCACCGGATGGTTGGAGGATTTTATTCCCAACGTCTGCTAAACGAAGACGGGATGACCATGGGATTTCGTATGGTTCCAGCAGAAGAGGAATGGATTCCGGCAACAGTCTATAAAAAAGCAATGACAAATGTTTTTATTGAGCGGACTGACCATGGATTTCAAAAAAATCTTCAGATCTTTAAAACCGATGGATTAGAAATTCTGCGTTCTTCCGCTCATAAAGAGCTCTTCCTTTTGGATGAAATAGGCGGGATAGAACTTTTTGTGCCGGAATTTATAGATAAGGTTCTTTCCTGCATTGATAGCCAGGTGCCCTGCATCGGAGTTTTAAAAAGCCATAAAAACCTTGAGTCCATGAGAACCAGAATTCCTGCAGAGCCGGACCCGGACAAGATTCTTCAGGATTTGGAAGAAGAGCTTGTAAAGCGGACAAATGGACGTATTCTTACGTTTGAACGTGAAAAAAGAGAACACATTCGGACAGAAATTATAGGATTTTTGAGAGAATGTACGGAAAAGGAAGGAAAGGGAACGGATGGTAGAAAGGGACTGGATTTATAA
- a CDS encoding FecCD family ABC transporter permease: MVERDWIYKRRFGIIVLLFIVCFLGSFLLGRYPVYPDTLLKLLLSVFFPMQSTWTAQAETVVFQVRLPRVFMAALIGGGLSCAGAAYQGIFKNPMVSPDVLGASSGAGLGAALGLFFSFGYNGVTISAFLFGLGAVGIVCLISSRVKYNPVLGLVLSGMMVSSLASAAVSFLKLVADPTNTLPVITYWLMGSLASIRQKDVMFAAPWILIGILPIYLLRWRINVLSLGEEEARSMGINAKRLRFIIVVSATLITSAAVSVSGHIGWVGLVIPHFARMLVGSDYRRLLPASLLMGGSFLLVVDNFARLLATSEIPIGILTAFIGAPFFLYLILREGNRL, encoded by the coding sequence ATGGTAGAAAGGGACTGGATTTATAAAAGACGTTTTGGAATCATCGTGCTCTTATTTATTGTCTGCTTTTTGGGCTCCTTTTTGCTTGGACGGTATCCGGTATACCCGGACACACTCTTAAAGCTCCTTCTCTCGGTGTTTTTTCCCATGCAATCCACTTGGACGGCCCAGGCAGAGACGGTTGTTTTCCAGGTCCGCCTGCCAAGAGTTTTTATGGCAGCATTGATCGGAGGAGGATTGAGCTGTGCAGGGGCCGCTTATCAGGGGATCTTTAAAAATCCCATGGTATCACCAGATGTTCTGGGTGCATCCTCTGGTGCGGGATTAGGTGCTGCTCTGGGATTGTTTTTTTCATTTGGCTATAACGGAGTAACAATCAGCGCCTTTCTTTTTGGTCTAGGCGCGGTAGGGATTGTCTGCCTCATCAGCAGCCGTGTAAAGTATAATCCCGTGCTGGGATTGGTGTTGTCCGGTATGATGGTGAGCTCCCTCGCTTCCGCAGCGGTTTCTTTTTTAAAACTGGTGGCAGATCCGACCAATACTCTTCCGGTCATTACCTATTGGCTTATGGGAAGTCTGGCATCCATCCGACAGAAAGACGTTATGTTTGCGGCACCATGGATCCTCATAGGAATCCTTCCGATTTACCTTCTTCGGTGGCGGATCAATGTTTTAAGCCTTGGGGAAGAGGAAGCAAGGAGCATGGGGATCAATGCGAAGAGGCTCCGTTTTATCATAGTAGTCAGCGCGACTTTAATTACCTCAGCAGCAGTATCAGTCAGCGGGCATATCGGCTGGGTAGGACTGGTAATCCCGCATTTTGCCAGAATGCTGGTAGGAAGCGATTATCGCAGGCTATTGCCGGCCTCACTGCTTATGGGTGGCAGTTTTCTGTTGGTTGTGGATAATTTTGCAAGGCTTTTGGCCACCAGTGAGATTCCTATCGGCATTTTGACTGCATTTATTGGTGCTCCGTTCTTTTTATATCTTATTTTGCGGGAAGGAAACCGATTATAA
- a CDS encoding ABC transporter ATP-binding protein, whose product MELTVKDLEFGYHCFPVLKGINFSFNKGELVCVLGKNGAGKSTLFRCMLGLLKGYHGEILINGTERRHFSERELARKIAYIPQNHDTAFSFSVLDMVLMGTTASLPRFASPGQKEKERALNALKLLKIASLKDRIFGQISGGEQQLVLIARAIAQEAKILVMDEPCSSLDYGNQIRVMKELRTLSEKGYLIVQSTHNPEHVFYFAHKALVMMDGKTAAFGEPDKILTKELLEGVYQVPIEIYEDLNSGKKVCMPGGR is encoded by the coding sequence ATGGAGCTGACAGTTAAAGATCTGGAATTCGGATATCATTGTTTTCCGGTATTAAAGGGAATCAATTTTTCATTCAACAAAGGGGAACTGGTCTGTGTCCTTGGAAAAAACGGTGCAGGCAAGAGTACGCTCTTTCGCTGCATGTTAGGTCTGCTGAAGGGGTATCATGGAGAGATTCTGATCAATGGAACAGAACGCCGACACTTCTCGGAACGTGAATTGGCCAGAAAGATTGCTTATATACCCCAGAACCATGATACTGCATTCTCTTTTTCGGTTCTGGATATGGTGTTAATGGGAACGACTGCCTCGCTTCCCCGCTTTGCAAGTCCGGGACAGAAGGAAAAAGAAAGGGCATTGAATGCTCTGAAGCTATTAAAGATTGCCAGTCTAAAGGACCGTATATTTGGGCAGATCAGCGGCGGAGAACAGCAGCTTGTGCTGATTGCAAGAGCTATCGCCCAGGAGGCCAAAATACTGGTTATGGATGAACCCTGTTCCAGCTTGGATTATGGCAACCAGATCCGGGTTATGAAGGAGCTGCGGACCCTGTCAGAAAAAGGATATTTAATTGTACAATCCACCCATAATCCGGAGCATGTCTTTTATTTTGCCCATAAAGCACTGGTGATGATGGATGGAAAGACAGCGGCTTTTGGTGAGCCGGACAAGATCCTTACGAAAGAGCTCTTGGAAGGCGTATACCAGGTGCCTATTGAGATCTATGAGGATTTAAATAGCGGAAAAAAGGTGTGTATGCCTGGGGGAAGGTGA
- a CDS encoding Rossmann-like domain-containing protein, translating into MDMWEMYDRLIEPIPDDAKIEDYFVGIQWTSVTVRGYTGAAATNPLQTIRRTEKNILDMSWKEAAGLIKSWNFTEASIGAAAVNAYYNQPERISGLEKEGTIRQLSKEDAFMAYREDIKGKKVATIGHFCFAEEFLKEAKSCVILERNPMDGDYPDSACEYILSDRDYVFITGFTLVNKTLPRLLELSRNAKVILVGPSVALAPDLFNFGVWELAGTLITDKRLTEELVKKGEHKAVIRSGLPVRLSK; encoded by the coding sequence ATGGATATGTGGGAAATGTATGACCGTCTGATAGAACCGATACCAGATGATGCAAAGATAGAAGATTATTTCGTAGGAATCCAGTGGACTTCAGTGACTGTCCGCGGATATACTGGCGCGGCAGCGACAAATCCGCTTCAGACCATTAGGAGGACTGAAAAAAATATACTGGATATGTCATGGAAGGAAGCTGCAGGGCTGATAAAATCATGGAATTTTACCGAGGCAAGCATAGGTGCCGCAGCGGTAAATGCCTATTATAACCAGCCGGAACGGATCAGCGGGCTGGAAAAGGAAGGCACAATCAGGCAGCTATCGAAGGAAGATGCCTTTATGGCCTATCGTGAGGATATCAAAGGAAAAAAGGTGGCGACCATCGGACATTTCTGCTTTGCAGAGGAATTTTTAAAAGAAGCAAAATCCTGCGTGATCCTGGAACGCAATCCAATGGATGGCGATTATCCGGATAGTGCCTGTGAATATATACTCTCAGACAGAGATTATGTTTTTATTACGGGATTTACCCTGGTGAATAAAACTCTTCCAAGACTTTTAGAGCTGTCGCGGAATGCCAAAGTTATATTAGTGGGACCCAGCGTGGCTCTCGCTCCTGATCTTTTTAACTTTGGCGTGTGGGAGCTAGCGGGTACTCTTATTACGGATAAAAGACTTACAGAGGAATTAGTGAAAAAAGGTGAGCATAAGGCGGTAATCCGTTCCGGATTGCCGGTGAGGCTCTCTAAATAA
- a CDS encoding ABC transporter substrate-binding protein: protein MKKMRKSLVLAAFLAAAVLANGCQKGSGKEVPASQAESTASVKAETQAETEKAGEAGVQTDARVFTDSAGREVTLPKEINKIAPSGPLAQIVLYTLCPDKLSGLASDFSEGAKQYIDEKYWSLPKFGQFYGKNANLNMEALIAESPDVIIDIGEAKKSVKEDMDALQEQLNMPVIFIEADLDTMSSAYEKLGELTGDTDQAKKLADDCNNILIKSETAREQLSEKKSVYFAVGDDGLHTNAEGSIHARVIEQIGAENAAKVEMVSSGGGSEVSFEQLLLWQPDIIIADSEALYQTITTDKVWGELNAVKEGKVYQIPSVPYSFMSSPPSVNRMIGILWLGNLVYPEQYNADIKQEVKDFYELFYHVTLDDTQVVKILK from the coding sequence ATGAAAAAAATGAGAAAAAGTCTGGTACTGGCTGCATTCCTTGCTGCTGCAGTACTGGCAAATGGCTGTCAAAAAGGAAGCGGCAAGGAGGTTCCTGCCAGTCAGGCAGAGTCAACTGCATCAGTAAAAGCAGAAACTCAGGCAGAAACAGAAAAAGCGGGCGAAGCAGGGGTGCAGACAGACGCCAGAGTGTTCACGGATTCAGCAGGAAGGGAAGTTACACTTCCAAAAGAAATTAACAAGATTGCTCCTTCCGGGCCTTTGGCACAGATCGTGCTTTATACCCTTTGTCCGGATAAGCTGTCCGGACTTGCTTCTGATTTTTCCGAAGGTGCAAAGCAGTACATTGACGAAAAATATTGGTCACTTCCTAAATTCGGCCAGTTTTATGGGAAGAATGCAAATCTTAACATGGAGGCTCTCATTGCGGAAAGTCCGGATGTGATCATTGATATCGGAGAAGCGAAGAAAAGCGTAAAAGAGGATATGGATGCCCTTCAGGAGCAGCTAAACATGCCAGTCATCTTTATAGAGGCAGATTTAGATACCATGAGTTCTGCTTATGAGAAGCTGGGAGAGCTTACCGGAGACACCGATCAGGCAAAGAAACTGGCGGACGATTGCAATAACATACTGATAAAGTCTGAAACAGCCAGGGAACAGCTTTCAGAAAAGAAATCAGTTTATTTTGCAGTTGGAGATGATGGACTTCATACCAATGCAGAGGGTTCCATTCATGCCCGGGTTATCGAACAGATAGGAGCGGAAAATGCAGCTAAGGTTGAAATGGTATCAAGCGGCGGCGGAAGCGAAGTATCCTTTGAACAGCTTCTTCTGTGGCAGCCGGATATTATTATCGCAGATTCTGAAGCCCTGTATCAAACCATAACAACAGATAAGGTCTGGGGAGAATTAAATGCAGTAAAAGAGGGAAAGGTTTATCAGATACCATCCGTTCCCTATAGTTTTATGAGCAGTCCGCCTTCTGTCAATCGGATGATCGGAATTTTATGGCTGGGCAATCTTGTATATCCGGAACAATATAATGCTGATATAAAACAAGAAGTAAAGGATTTTTACGAACTGTTTTATCATGTGACTCTTGATGATACACAGGTAGTAAAAATCTTAAAATAA